In one Shewanella loihica PV-4 genomic region, the following are encoded:
- the carB gene encoding carbamoyl-phosphate synthase large subunit has product MPKRTDIKSILILGAGPIVIGQACEFDYSGAQACKALREEGYRVILVNSNPATIMTDPEMADATYIEPIHWEVVRNIIAKERPDAILPTMGGQTALNCALRLEAEGVLAEFNVDMIGATADAIDKAEDRSRFDAAMKKIGLECPRAGIARSMEDAYEVLEQVGFPCIIRPSFTMGGSGGGIAYNKEEFEEICSQGLELSPTNELLIDESLIGWKEYEMEVVRDRNDNSIIVCSIENFDPMGVHTGDSITVAPAQTLTDKEYQLMRNASLAVLREIGVETGGSNVQFGINPKDGRMVIIEMNPRVSRSSALASKATGFPIAKIAAKLAVGFTLDELSNDITGGATPASFEPAIDYVVTKVPRFNFEKFAGANDRLTTQMKSVGEVMAIGRTFQESLQKALRGLEVGVNGLDPIVDVEDNDALSRIRHELKEPGAERIWYIADAFRAGLSLDAIFKLTNIDPWFLVQIEELLSLENQVKEAGMASMDKDFLYKLKRKGFSDARLAALMGVSESEMRKLRYRHEVYPVYKRVDTCAAEFSTDTAYMYSTYEEECEANPSNRDKIMVLGGGPNRIGQGIEFDYCCVHAALALREDGYETIMVNCNPETVSTDYDTSDRLYFESVTLEDVLEIVRIEQPKGVIVQYGGQTPLKLARDLEAAGVPIIGTSPDAIDRAEDRERFQQAIQRLEMKQPENDTVTTVEGAVISAERIGYPLVVRPSYVLGGRAMEIVYDEQDLRRYFNEAVSVSNASPVLLDHFLDNATEVDIDAVCDGTTVVVGAIMEHIEQAGVHSGDSGCSLPPYTLSQEIQDQMREQVRKLAMELGVVGLMNVQFAVQDNTIYMIEVNPRAARTVPFVSKATGVPLAKIAARVMAGQSLEEQGFTKEVIPPFYSVKEVVLPFNKFPGVDPLLGPEMRSTGEVMGVGATFAEAYAKAELGATSEVPKSGRALLSVRNSDKKRVADLAAKLIELGYEIDATHGTAVVLGEAGINPRLVNKVHEGRPHILDRIKNDEYTYIVNTTEGRQAIEDSRQLRRGALRYKVNYTTTLNAAFATCMAHSADSRTNVTSVQELHQRIKG; this is encoded by the coding sequence ATGCCAAAACGTACAGACATAAAAAGTATTCTTATCCTGGGTGCTGGCCCGATTGTTATCGGTCAGGCATGTGAGTTTGACTACTCTGGTGCCCAGGCGTGTAAGGCGCTTCGTGAAGAGGGTTACCGGGTTATTCTGGTGAACTCTAACCCAGCGACCATCATGACAGACCCAGAGATGGCCGATGCGACCTACATAGAGCCTATCCACTGGGAAGTGGTGCGCAACATCATCGCTAAGGAACGTCCCGATGCGATTCTGCCGACCATGGGCGGTCAGACTGCACTGAACTGTGCCCTGCGCCTGGAGGCAGAAGGTGTGCTGGCCGAATTTAACGTCGACATGATCGGCGCGACGGCCGATGCCATCGACAAGGCCGAAGACCGTAGCCGTTTCGATGCGGCGATGAAGAAGATTGGTCTCGAGTGTCCTCGCGCCGGTATCGCCCGCAGCATGGAAGATGCCTACGAGGTACTTGAGCAGGTTGGTTTCCCTTGTATTATCCGTCCATCATTCACCATGGGTGGCTCGGGCGGTGGTATCGCCTACAACAAGGAGGAGTTCGAGGAGATCTGTTCTCAGGGTCTCGAGCTGTCACCGACCAACGAACTGCTGATCGATGAGTCGCTCATCGGTTGGAAAGAATATGAGATGGAAGTGGTTCGTGACCGCAACGATAACAGTATTATCGTCTGCTCTATCGAAAACTTCGATCCTATGGGCGTGCACACCGGCGACTCAATCACAGTCGCACCGGCGCAGACCCTGACAGACAAAGAATATCAGCTGATGCGTAACGCTTCACTGGCGGTACTGCGTGAGATCGGCGTGGAAACCGGTGGTTCAAACGTTCAGTTCGGTATCAACCCGAAAGATGGCCGTATGGTGATCATCGAGATGAACCCGCGTGTATCGCGTTCATCTGCCCTGGCGTCTAAGGCAACAGGTTTCCCTATCGCCAAGATCGCCGCCAAGCTGGCGGTGGGCTTCACCCTGGATGAGCTGAGCAACGACATCACTGGCGGTGCCACCCCAGCCTCGTTCGAGCCTGCCATCGACTATGTGGTTACCAAGGTGCCACGCTTCAACTTCGAGAAATTTGCCGGCGCAAATGACCGTCTGACCACTCAGATGAAGTCTGTGGGCGAGGTAATGGCGATTGGTCGTACCTTCCAAGAGTCGCTGCAAAAAGCACTGCGCGGCCTCGAGGTCGGCGTTAATGGCCTGGATCCTATCGTCGATGTAGAGGATAACGATGCCCTGTCGCGCATTCGCCACGAGCTGAAAGAGCCAGGCGCCGAGCGTATCTGGTATATCGCCGATGCCTTTCGCGCCGGTCTGAGTCTGGATGCCATTTTCAAGCTGACCAATATCGACCCTTGGTTCCTGGTGCAGATTGAAGAGCTGCTATCACTTGAGAACCAAGTGAAAGAAGCTGGCATGGCTAGCATGGACAAAGATTTCCTTTACAAGCTCAAGCGTAAAGGTTTCTCCGATGCGCGTCTGGCGGCCCTGATGGGGGTCAGCGAGTCTGAGATGCGTAAGCTGCGTTACCGTCACGAAGTGTACCCTGTGTACAAGCGCGTCGATACCTGCGCCGCCGAGTTCTCGACTGACACCGCCTACATGTACTCGACCTATGAGGAAGAGTGTGAGGCTAACCCATCTAACCGCGATAAGATCATGGTGCTGGGTGGTGGTCCTAACCGTATCGGCCAGGGTATCGAATTCGATTACTGCTGTGTGCACGCGGCGCTTGCCCTGCGTGAAGATGGTTACGAGACCATCATGGTCAACTGTAACCCAGAGACAGTCTCTACCGACTACGATACTTCTGACAGACTCTATTTCGAATCTGTGACTCTGGAAGATGTGCTGGAGATCGTCCGCATCGAGCAGCCTAAAGGGGTTATCGTGCAGTACGGTGGTCAGACGCCGCTGAAACTGGCTCGTGACCTGGAAGCCGCCGGTGTGCCTATTATCGGTACCAGCCCGGATGCCATTGACCGCGCCGAAGACCGTGAGCGTTTCCAGCAGGCGATTCAACGCCTGGAGATGAAGCAGCCGGAAAACGATACCGTGACTACGGTAGAAGGTGCCGTTATTTCCGCCGAGCGTATCGGTTACCCGCTAGTGGTACGTCCATCCTACGTACTGGGTGGCCGAGCCATGGAGATCGTTTACGACGAGCAAGACCTGCGTCGTTACTTTAACGAAGCGGTTAGCGTCTCTAACGCCTCGCCAGTGCTGCTGGATCACTTCCTCGATAACGCCACCGAGGTGGATATCGATGCGGTATGTGATGGCACGACTGTTGTGGTTGGCGCCATCATGGAGCATATCGAGCAGGCGGGTGTTCACTCGGGTGACTCGGGTTGTTCGCTGCCTCCCTACACACTGAGCCAGGAGATCCAGGATCAGATGCGCGAACAGGTGCGCAAGCTGGCGATGGAACTCGGCGTTGTGGGTCTGATGAACGTGCAGTTCGCGGTACAAGACAACACCATCTACATGATCGAGGTTAACCCGCGTGCGGCCCGTACCGTACCATTCGTCTCTAAGGCGACGGGTGTACCGCTAGCTAAGATCGCCGCGCGCGTCATGGCCGGTCAGAGTCTGGAGGAGCAGGGCTTTACCAAAGAGGTAATTCCACCTTTCTACTCGGTGAAAGAAGTGGTACTGCCATTTAACAAGTTCCCGGGTGTTGACCCGCTACTTGGCCCTGAGATGCGCTCTACCGGTGAGGTAATGGGCGTGGGTGCAACCTTCGCCGAGGCCTATGCTAAGGCTGAGCTGGGTGCCACCTCTGAGGTGCCTAAGTCTGGCCGTGCGCTGCTTTCTGTACGTAACAGCGACAAGAAGCGTGTTGCCGACCTGGCCGCCAAGCTGATTGAGCTGGGCTATGAGATCGATGCTACCCATGGCACCGCAGTCGTGCTGGGCGAGGCGGGTATCAATCCTCGTTTGGTGAACAAGGTACACGAAGGGCGTCCGCATATTCTTGACCGTATCAAGAACGACGAGTACACCTATATCGTGAACACTACCGAAGGCCGTCAGGCGATCGAAGACTCACGTCAGCTGCGTCGTGGCGCGCTGCGTTACAAGGTGAACTACACTACAACTTTGAACGCCGCCTTCGCGACCTGTATGGCGCACTCTGCCGACAGTCGCACCAATGTGACCTCAGTGCAGGAGCTGCACCAGCGCATTAAGGGCTAA
- the carA gene encoding glutamine-hydrolyzing carbamoyl-phosphate synthase small subunit, which produces MAWLFSEVALTKSALLVLEDGTVFSGTAIGADGLAVGEVVFNTSMTGYQEILTDPSYSRQIVTLTYPHIGNTGTNSEDTESEAVHACGLIIRDLPLLASNFRNEQSLSDYLKSNNVVGIADIDTRKLTRILREKGAQAGAILVGDMDEAKALAAAKAFPGLKGMDLAKEVTTQKQYQWRSGSWRLVGGLPSDTPESELKYKVVAYDYGVKRNILRMLVDRGCDVTVVPAQTPAAEVLAMNPDGIFLSNGPGDPEPCDYAIEAIQAFLKTDIPLFGICLGHQLLALASGAKTLKMKFGHHGANHPVSNLEKGNVMITSQNHGFAADETSLPANVKVTHKSLFDGSLQGIHLTDKPAFSFQGHPEASPGPHDAAPLFDHFIELIEEYRHNAK; this is translated from the coding sequence ATGGCTTGGCTCTTTTCGGAGGTCGCGTTGACAAAGTCTGCCTTACTCGTACTCGAAGATGGAACCGTATTCTCTGGCACTGCAATCGGTGCTGATGGACTCGCAGTTGGTGAAGTGGTATTTAACACTTCCATGACGGGTTACCAAGAGATCCTCACGGATCCTTCCTATTCTCGTCAAATTGTTACTCTAACCTACCCGCACATTGGTAACACTGGTACCAATAGTGAAGATACCGAATCTGAAGCCGTCCATGCCTGTGGTCTGATCATCCGCGATCTACCGCTACTGGCGAGCAACTTCAGAAATGAGCAATCCCTTAGCGATTACCTAAAAAGCAATAATGTTGTAGGCATTGCCGATATCGACACGCGTAAACTAACACGTATCCTCAGGGAAAAAGGGGCACAAGCGGGTGCCATCTTAGTGGGTGACATGGATGAAGCTAAGGCGCTGGCGGCTGCCAAGGCGTTCCCTGGCTTGAAAGGCATGGACTTGGCCAAAGAAGTGACCACGCAGAAGCAATACCAATGGCGCAGCGGTAGCTGGCGTCTGGTGGGCGGCCTGCCGAGTGACACTCCTGAGTCAGAACTGAAATACAAGGTCGTGGCCTACGACTACGGTGTTAAGCGCAACATCCTGCGTATGCTGGTTGACCGTGGCTGCGATGTGACCGTAGTTCCGGCGCAAACCCCAGCTGCCGAAGTGCTGGCGATGAATCCAGATGGCATCTTCCTGTCAAACGGCCCTGGTGACCCAGAGCCATGTGACTACGCCATCGAAGCGATTCAGGCTTTCCTCAAGACTGACATTCCACTCTTTGGTATCTGCCTTGGCCATCAGCTATTGGCACTGGCCTCTGGCGCTAAGACGCTGAAGATGAAGTTTGGTCACCATGGTGCCAACCATCCGGTAAGCAACCTGGAGAAGGGCAACGTGATGATCACCAGCCAGAACCATGGTTTTGCTGCCGATGAGACCAGCCTGCCGGCCAACGTTAAGGTGACTCACAAGTCGCTGTTTGATGGCTCGCTACAGGGTATTCACCTGACCGACAAGCCAGCGTTCAGCTTCCAGGGCCACCCTGAGGCAAGCCCGGGTCCACACGACGCCGCGCCGCTGTTCGATCACTTTATCGAGTTGATCGAAGAATATCGTCATAACGCCAAGTAG
- the dapB gene encoding 4-hydroxy-tetrahydrodipicolinate reductase: protein MTEQVRVAITGGSGRMGRTLIESAKLSSNIYLGAAVERAGSTLIGVDAGELAGVGAMNVAITDSLDNAVDDFDILIDFTSPEASVVHTDWCSRNGKAIVIGTTGFNHAQKEQIAAYAENTPIVMAPNMSVGVNLMWRLLELAAEVMGDYTDIEIIEGHHRHKKDAPSGTALKMGEVIAEVLGRDLEKCAVYGREGITEERSRETIGFSTIRAGDLVGEHTAMFADIGERLEITHKASSRMTFANGAMRAAFWLGDQGPGLYDMQQVLGLKD, encoded by the coding sequence ATGACAGAGCAAGTAAGAGTGGCGATAACCGGTGGCAGTGGTCGCATGGGCCGAACTCTTATTGAATCGGCAAAACTCAGCAGCAATATCTATTTAGGTGCGGCGGTTGAGCGTGCGGGTTCCACATTGATAGGTGTCGATGCGGGCGAACTCGCCGGTGTGGGCGCGATGAATGTTGCCATCACTGATTCGCTGGACAATGCCGTAGACGACTTCGATATCCTGATCGATTTTACCTCACCCGAGGCCAGTGTGGTGCATACCGACTGGTGTTCCCGCAACGGTAAGGCGATCGTCATCGGCACCACAGGCTTTAATCATGCCCAGAAAGAGCAGATTGCCGCCTACGCCGAGAACACGCCGATCGTGATGGCGCCTAACATGTCTGTGGGGGTCAACCTGATGTGGCGCCTGCTGGAGCTGGCCGCCGAGGTGATGGGCGACTACACAGATATCGAGATCATCGAGGGTCACCACAGACATAAGAAAGATGCGCCGTCGGGTACAGCACTCAAGATGGGCGAGGTGATCGCCGAAGTCTTGGGGCGCGACCTGGAAAAATGCGCCGTCTATGGCCGTGAAGGGATCACCGAAGAGCGTAGCCGTGAGACCATAGGCTTCTCTACCATTCGCGCCGGCGATTTGGTGGGTGAGCACACCGCCATGTTTGCCGATATCGGTGAGCGTCTGGAGATCACCCATAAGGCCTCGAGTCGAATGACCTTTGCCAACGGTGCCATGCGCGCCGCATTTTGGCTGGGTGATCAGGGCCCCGGATTATACGACATGCAACAGGTCTTGGGCCTGAAGGATTAG
- a CDS encoding FKBP-type peptidyl-prolyl cis-trans isomerase: MSDKFTTIEQHASYGVGRQLGEQLAANSFEGIDISAVQVGLSDAFEGKESAVSMQDLQTAFTEISQRIQKVQEEAAAAASAEGEAFLAENQKRDGVVTLESGLQYEIITEGAGDKPSYDSTVRTHYHGTFISGDVFDSSVLRDQPAEFPVSGVIAGWTEALQLMPVGSKWKLYVPHHLAYGERGAGASIPPYSALVFEVELLDII, translated from the coding sequence ATGTCTGATAAGTTCACCACAATTGAACAGCACGCCAGCTACGGCGTTGGCCGCCAATTAGGCGAGCAGCTCGCAGCTAACTCATTCGAAGGTATCGATATTTCAGCTGTTCAGGTTGGTCTGTCAGATGCGTTTGAAGGTAAAGAGAGTGCTGTCTCTATGCAAGATCTTCAAACTGCATTCACTGAGATTAGTCAGCGTATTCAAAAGGTTCAGGAAGAAGCTGCCGCGGCTGCATCGGCCGAAGGCGAAGCTTTCCTGGCTGAAAACCAAAAGCGTGACGGCGTTGTGACTCTAGAGTCTGGTCTGCAATACGAAATCATCACCGAAGGTGCAGGTGACAAGCCTAGCTATGATTCGACTGTGCGTACTCACTACCATGGTACTTTCATCAGCGGCGACGTATTCGACAGTTCAGTACTGCGCGACCAGCCTGCCGAGTTCCCAGTTTCTGGCGTGATCGCCGGTTGGACCGAGGCACTACAACTTATGCCTGTTGGTTCTAAGTGGAAGCTGTATGTACCGCATCACCTGGCCTATGGCGAGCGTGGCGCAGGTGCCTCAATTCCTCCTTATTCGGCACTCGTGTTCGAAGTGGAATTGCTCGACATTATCTAA
- a CDS encoding M48 family metallopeptidase, translating into MKQLTAALVIFLLAGCATTQSPTGRKQTLLFSAQQMDQMGAESFAEMKKQQKVSQDKQVNQYVACVANRITSVLPGRQPNWEVVVFESDQVNAFALPGGHIGVYTGLLKVAKNQDQLATVIGHEVAHVLANHSNEHVSRAQMTGVGMQIAGAAIDVSGLSNKDLYMSALGLGAQYGFILPYGRAQESEADVMGVELMARAGFDPSQSISLWQNMAKAGGSQGPELLSTHPSHDHRIADLQQMLPEVTPLYRAASAGGKNRCD; encoded by the coding sequence ATGAAACAGTTAACCGCAGCGCTGGTAATATTTTTATTAGCCGGCTGCGCTACCACACAATCGCCCACAGGGCGTAAACAGACCCTGCTGTTTTCAGCCCAGCAGATGGATCAGATGGGGGCCGAATCTTTTGCTGAGATGAAGAAGCAGCAGAAGGTGAGCCAGGATAAGCAGGTCAATCAGTATGTGGCCTGTGTGGCCAACCGCATCACCTCGGTATTGCCGGGCCGTCAGCCCAACTGGGAGGTGGTGGTGTTTGAATCGGATCAGGTTAACGCCTTCGCCTTGCCCGGTGGCCACATTGGTGTCTATACCGGATTGCTCAAGGTGGCGAAGAATCAGGATCAGCTGGCGACCGTTATCGGCCATGAGGTGGCCCACGTGCTGGCCAATCACAGCAACGAGCATGTGTCACGGGCACAGATGACAGGTGTTGGCATGCAGATCGCCGGCGCCGCCATCGATGTCAGCGGCCTGAGCAACAAAGACCTATACATGTCGGCCCTTGGCCTGGGCGCTCAATATGGCTTTATCCTGCCCTATGGCCGTGCCCAGGAGAGCGAGGCCGATGTGATGGGCGTCGAGCTGATGGCCAGAGCCGGGTTTGACCCCAGCCAGAGCATCAGTCTGTGGCAGAACATGGCTAAGGCTGGAGGCAGTCAGGGTCCCGAGCTGTTATCGACCCATCCGTCTCATGACCATCGCATCGCCGATCTGCAGCAGATGCTGCCAGAGGTGACGCCGCTTTATCGAGCCGCGAGCGCCGGTGGAAAAAATCGCTGTGACTAG
- the dnaJ gene encoding molecular chaperone DnaJ, translating to MSKRDYYEVLGVGRDASEREIKKAYKRLAMKFHPDRNPGDKAAEASFKEVKEAYEILTDSDKKAAYDQFGHAGVDPNRGGGGFGGGADFGDVFGDVFGDIFGGGRRGGQRQAARGSDLRYNLELSLEEAVRGLTKELRIPTLATCDLCDGSGAKKGSSPTTCGTCHGQGQVQMRQGFFAVQQACPTCHGRGKIIKDPCGKCHGEGRVEKSKTLSVKIPAGVDTGDRIRLSGEGEAGEFGAPPGDLYVQVTVREHAIFVRDGNNLYCEVPISFSTAALGGEIEVPTLDGKVNLKIPSETQTGRMFRLRGKGVKSVRSHAVGDLLCKVVMETPVNLNDKQKELLREFDNTLTGSSKKHSPKAEGFFDGVKKFFQDLNS from the coding sequence ATGTCAAAGCGAGATTATTACGAAGTATTGGGCGTAGGTCGCGACGCCAGCGAGCGTGAGATTAAGAAGGCCTATAAGCGCCTCGCCATGAAATTTCACCCGGACCGTAACCCAGGTGACAAGGCGGCCGAAGCCAGCTTCAAAGAGGTAAAAGAAGCCTACGAAATTCTAACCGACAGCGATAAGAAGGCGGCCTATGACCAGTTTGGTCATGCGGGAGTCGATCCTAACCGCGGCGGTGGCGGATTTGGCGGCGGCGCCGACTTCGGTGATGTATTCGGTGACGTATTTGGTGACATCTTCGGTGGTGGACGCCGTGGTGGCCAGCGTCAGGCGGCGCGCGGCTCAGATCTGCGTTACAACCTGGAACTGTCACTGGAAGAGGCGGTGCGTGGCCTGACCAAAGAGCTACGCATTCCAACCTTAGCCACCTGTGACCTCTGTGACGGTAGCGGCGCCAAGAAAGGCAGCTCTCCGACCACATGTGGTACCTGTCACGGTCAGGGCCAGGTGCAGATGCGCCAAGGTTTCTTCGCTGTGCAGCAAGCCTGTCCTACCTGTCATGGCCGCGGTAAGATCATCAAAGATCCTTGCGGTAAGTGTCATGGCGAAGGCCGCGTAGAGAAGAGCAAGACACTGTCGGTGAAAATTCCTGCGGGTGTGGATACCGGCGATCGCATTCGTCTGTCGGGCGAAGGGGAAGCGGGCGAGTTTGGCGCGCCTCCAGGGGATCTCTATGTACAGGTCACAGTGCGTGAGCATGCCATCTTCGTACGTGACGGTAACAACCTTTACTGCGAAGTGCCTATCTCATTTAGCACGGCGGCATTGGGCGGCGAGATCGAAGTGCCGACACTTGATGGCAAGGTCAACCTGAAGATCCCATCGGAAACTCAGACCGGTCGTATGTTCCGTCTGCGTGGCAAAGGGGTCAAGTCGGTGCGCAGCCATGCGGTTGGCGACCTATTGTGTAAGGTGGTGATGGAAACGCCTGTGAACCTGAACGACAAGCAGAAAGAGCTGCTACGTGAGTTCGATAACACCCTGACGGGTTCATCAAAGAAGCACAGCCCTAAGGCGGAAGGCTTCTTCGATGGCGTGAAGAAGTTCTTTCAGGACTTGAACAGCTAA